The proteins below come from a single Felis catus isolate Fca126 chromosome A1, F.catus_Fca126_mat1.0, whole genome shotgun sequence genomic window:
- the LOC109492844 gene encoding 60S ribosomal protein L10-like, which yields MRGAFGKPQGTVARVHIGQVIMSIRTKLQNKEHVIEALHRAKFKFPGHQKIHISKKWGFTKFNADKFEDMVAEKRFIPDGYGVKYILNRGPLDKWQALHS from the coding sequence ATGCGGGGCGCCTTTGGAAAGCCCCAGGGCACAGTGGCCAGGGTCCACATTGGCCAAGTCATCATGTCCATCCGTACCAAGTTGCAAAACAAGGAGCATGTGATTGAGGCCCTACATAGGGCCAAGTTCAAGTTCCCTGGCCACCAGAAAATCCACATTTCCAAGAAGTGGGGCTTTACTAAGTTTAATGCAGACAAATTTGAAGACATGGTGGCTGAAAAGCGGTTCATCCCAGATGGCTATGGGGTCAAATACATCCTTAATCGTGGCCCCTTGGACAAatggcaggctctgcactcatga